A region from the Vicia villosa cultivar HV-30 ecotype Madison, WI linkage group LG3, Vvil1.0, whole genome shotgun sequence genome encodes:
- the LOC131661634 gene encoding probable E3 ubiquitin-protein ligase XERICO, which translates to MGLSSLPAPSEGVLCIILVNTAMSISIFKGIIKTILHIIGIIASPPSSSSTSDDSFEFHLSPSDDFIEEFRSMTPTLRFESVCSSCKEPEHDCSVCLTQFEPESEINYCLSCGHLFHKVCLEKWLDYWNITCPLCRTPLIPEDDAASCFS; encoded by the coding sequence ATGGGCCTATCAAGTCTTCCAGCACCATCTGAAGGAGTGTTGTGCATAATACTAGTAAACACTGCCATGTCAATATCCATATTCAAAGGGATTATTAAAACTATCCTCCATATAATTGGTATCATTGCTTCACCACCATCATCATCCTCAACttcagatgattcatttgagtTCCATCTCAGTCCTtcagatgatttcattgaagagTTCAGAAGCATGACACCAACACTTAGGTTTGAGAGTGTGTGCAGTAGCTGCAAAGAGCCTGAACATGATTGTTCAGTGTGTCTCACTCAATTTGAACCAGAATCTGAGATAAACTACTGTTTATCTTGTGGACATCTTTTCCATAAAGTTTGTTTGGAGAAGTGGTTGGACTATTGGAACATTACATGTCCACTTTGTAGGACTCCTTTGATTCCTGAAGATGATGCTGCATCTTGCTTTTCATGA